The window AACGGGCAAGGCCTCTTCCTCGGGCACCTTTTCCGGGCCGCCAGAGGAttccaacaccaacaacatcAATAATGCAAAGGATACAGCAGACGCACCGCTCGCTACGCTCAACACTCTCGGCTATAGCCCTCTGCCCCTTTCCCAATacctctccatcatctcttcCCTATCATCCGCCGCTACTTCTACTCCCCCCAAAacaatcatcatcagcgTCACAGGCTCTCCAGCCGAAGTATCAACCTGCCACAACCTCATCCAGAcattctcctcctccacatcCTGCCCCTTCCCTCTGGCCATGGAAATCAACCTCTCCTGCCCAAACATCCCGAACCTGCCCCCACCAGCatattcctcctcctcgctgaCTTCTTACCTCGACGCCCTCCCCTCCAATCCATCCATACCCATCGGCATAAAAATCCCGCCTTACACCCACGCCGGCCAATTCGACTCTCTCGTTGCCTCTCTGCtcggcaccaccaccaccatccccTCCCCTacctccttctccatctccattccTGCCTCCAAACTTAGCTTCCTCACGGCGACCAACACTCTTGGCTCGTGCATTCTACTCGACTCTCTCGACTCATCCGGCGGATATCAAGAGACTCTCCCGGGAGAAGGCATCGGTGGCATGGCGGGGCCACCTCTTCATCCCCTCGCTCTGGGCAATGTGGCAACTCTGCGACGCAGATTCGATCAAGATCCGCGTCTAGTTCACCTGGAAATTATTGGTGTTGGAGGAGTATATAATGGCGAAGGATATAAGAGAATGCGCCATGTGGGTGCTCGGGCCGTTGGGATCGCAACAGCGCTGGGAAGGCGAGGGGTCGAGGTATTTACATCAATAGAGGACGAAATCAAGTCCGCCTGGTGATTGGATATGATTCCACTCTCATAGAGTCAGCTTGCTTTAGAAAGGGAGGGGCAAGATATCACGCCATCACCATGAGTAGTTTCAATGTCAAATAGATGAATATGTGTGCAATAATAACACTATCTACACTGTTCTCATCTATAAGTACGCCAAGCTGAAGCATAAAACCgaacctttctttttttataaatgcTCCTAGTCTGTATTCTCACAGACAATATCCAGAACCAGCCTCCGTTTGAAATGGGGTATAATGTAAAACCAAGCCAACCATCGCCAAACACCAAAGTCCAACCAATACGTAAAATCTGGGATTTTAGCAAACATATATGCAATGTATGTAGCCCAAGAATAATATCCAAAAGAAGTGaagggaaggaaaaagaagagaccGTGAACGTTATCTCTAATCATCCACACTGCCCTCGCTATGTTCTACTTCGAGAGTTGGTGAAGATTTGCGCCGAGAGCCTTGTAACTTTGCGCTCAGACCTTTAGACACCATGCCAATGAATCCGCGCTGGGGCTTTTCTACCTTTTCCGCAGGTCCGGTTTCTCTGAAAAAATCGGTTGTGATAGTAACAGAGTCGGTACCGCCAAGTTCCGCGTCCCCGTCGGCAAGCACCACGTCTAGGGGGCGCTCACCTCTGTTCATCAGTGCGCGGCGGGATGGACGTGGATCGACCATCAGTCGGGCATCCTTTACAAATGTAAGGAACATTGGCAGggccatcatggccactTGCATGGCCACGATGAGTATAAAGGCATGCTGCACGGAGCCACCGCGTACGATAATGCCATACATgatgaaggggaaaaaaagaggaccAGATCCACCCATCGTTATGAAAGCGGCCGCTCGTTtcgttcttcttccttggccaCGCATGCCGATGGCGAAAATAAGGGGCCATATTGGACCCTcagcaaagaaaaacaagcaaGCAGGGATAAACAATAAATTGGTATTAGAAGGTCGTAAAACAACACAAAGGAGAGCGGATATGAAGCAGAGAATGATACTGAAGCAGAGAATAGTTCGTGGCTGGGGTAGCCGAGGATTCTTAACAGATAAGTAAATGAGATAGGTGGCGGCAAATCGCGAAATGGCAAATACGGTGTGGCCAACCGTCAGATAGTCAGCGAGAGAGAGGTTGAGCCCGGGAGGTTGGTCCGGATCAGCTGCATTGATTCCAATAGCCGTACCACCAGCGGCGATCCTCCCGGACCTTGGTTGGCCAggcaagatggagatgatgagacTGTTGAAGAAAGTGCTGTTGCTCTCTTGCCCCCCTACGTAAAAGTATTGGGCTACAACAGCCAGGATGAGGCTGACGGTTCGCAGCTGCAGGCCGCCGATACTCTTCTTACACGGGTCCACAGGCAGCCGCCTGGTTGACTCCTCAAGTTCGCTGTCACTAACCTCGGGTAACGGCATGTAATAGAAGAACAGCCCGAGCACAACGCAAAGCAGGGTAATGCCAAGATACGTCCACTGCACATTGAGGAGCGTAGTACTGTTGCTTTGGCTGCTCGATTGAACGCCGTTGAGAGAAGTGAAGAACACCTTTTGGGCCAGGAGGCCACTGAGCACGCTGCCCACGGCCTGTACCGCTTGTGCCAACATCAGGCGAGCTTCTCCATACTGCGGGGGCCCGCAGAGCACCATGAAGGAATTAGCAGCAACTTCGAGGACCGAAAGACCAAACCCAACGACAAAGCTACTGATCATGAACCCGCCAAAAGAGTTGGTTACAGCTGAAGGCcagaagatgatggtgccCGTACCGTAAATGCACAAGCCGGTAATGAATGTCGCCTTGTAACCTCCAATGTTTTCGTCGTCTCGATGACGTTTGAATCGACTATGTTCGTCTCGCCGTAGAATCCATTCACCAACAAGAATAGGACCAAAGAAGTAGCCTCCGCCAAAATACGCGCTCGTTAGGCCAATCGTCTGGGCTGTACTCATGTTGTTTACTGTGGCAATTGCATTATTTAGTGTGTTAAGCAGACCATACGAAATCCCCCacaaaaggaagaggatcGCCACAATTGTGCAGTATTTCCATGATTCTTTCTTATTAGCACGGAGCATGCTCTTAGGTTTAGTCATGTTGACGAAGCCAAAATATATGCCATTTTCATAAGAATGGTCTGTCGAGACCGTGTTAGTTGTGCGAGAGCGGTTAGCAGAGGCATTGGCAGGTCCTCCAAGGGAGGCCATATCGGGGGTGGTCAAGAATTCCATGGCACTCATGGGTGCATCCGGACCAAGGCAGTCGTAGTGTCGACCTCCAAGGGCGCCACGAACAACTGGCTCTGGTGTGGCCACTCCTGGTAAGTTATTGTTGTTaatgttgctgttgttaCTACCTGGCGTCGGGTTCTCAGAGGCTCGTCGGCTCTTTTCACTGCTTGTATGGGGGGTATGCCTGGTCCCGTGGGCGTTAGGTTTGTAAAGCATGGACGGCAGAAGTAGAAGGACAAGGGGCTTCAGAGTTGGGATGCAAGCGCAAGTGATGCCGACATTGACCTCGATAGCACTCCACATCAGCGCCAGTGAGGCGTTGTAGGCAAAATCGGCTTGGCCACCAAATCTCGAGCTAGGGTTGGTGACGGTTCCGGTTGGAGCTTCGGCAATCGCCTGCTGAAGGTAGTAGATTCGAATTACATCCACAACAGCAACGAAAATACCAAGAGTAAAAGTAATGACAAGAATAGTCTTTTGCCGCGAGGGTAGCCGCATGCCAGTCAGGACAGGAATAGGAAGTGCGAGAATAGCAAGATCCGTAACGATGTTGACGGGAGCGGCGCAGATGAATTCGGTAAGTAGAGGGATACACTTGGTCGGACCATTGTAATCTGCGTTCCAAGCAGCTTGTACCGGCCTACACTGGAAGATATTCATAAACGTAAGGACAACCCCTGCAATATTTACAATGATGAGGGTGAGCCAGGAGGCAAATCGGAGAACCATTTGGAGGTTCTGAGTCAGGCGCAGGTAGAATATGAGAATGCTCGTTTTCGTAGCCATCAACGCCGGATTCTAGTATAATCAGTAAACCTAATCTCTGAAAAGGGTCAAGTGAGGCAATTGGCGAAGAGAGGGGTGAAGACATACGTAAAGAATAGAGAAGACATATTCACAGTGGCGGAGAGTAGGGATCTGCTCTGGGGGAATATCGACGTCGTGTTTGCCGAGTCCTTTGGAAACACCGAAGCAGATAgtaaaagacaaaaagaaagaaatgagCCACGCCAGGAGAATGATCCTATCATCCCAGGTAACTCTTTTGACAATAAAATACCGAGATATCATGCGAGCGAAGACGAAAACTGAGGCAAGGACCAGAGTAGCCGTCGTGACGGCAAAGACGGCAGGTCCACGATTCGCCATCGAACCACCAGGTTCTGAGTCTGAATCCGGATCCATGGCGACAATTTCGAGAGCATTGGGTAGTAGTAAGATGGGTGAGATGGAGATCGCAGTCCGAGTCAGGTAAatcaaagagaaagatggtAGAGGGGAACCCTCTTGGAGGTAGGTAAAAGGCTAATGATAGTCAAACATCCGACAAGGCCAGGAAAGGAGAGGAAATCGCGAGAAGCTAGCTATCTGGCCCTGATGCGGAGTTTGCCATTGCTTCGTGCTGCCGGGGGGGTTGAATCTAGATCTCGGGTGTCGTCTtgcttggagatgttgtAGGATGGCCGCAAGAGGACCAGCTatggagcagcagcggcgagcAAGATGAGGGATCTTGCAGGGCCAAAGTCTCCAAGCCTGAGCgctgcagcggcagcaagcCGGGAGTTGCACGAGGATATACGCGAGGCCAGTCGGCAAGGGTCGTGCTCGTGGTATCCGACCAGGCCAGTCCGAGGTGGCGGCTGACTCCCTGGCCCGGTATAAAGGAGTCTGTGATTATACCGGGTGGTGAGATTGGGTCTTTTTTGGGGAGGAGAGTACCCTGGACGAGTGTCTTCGCTGCCGCCGGTGCAGACACTACTGGCAGAAACGTTGCTTTTGCAGACTCAGGCGCATCTCTGTCAACAGTCCACGGCCCAATCTGCGCTGttttgaagacgaagatgtgaggaagagaaacaatGTGTGTCCAAGCAGGGGAGAGGTTTAGAGGTAGAAATCGAGGGCAAGGCTAAGCTTCAATGGCTCCTGCAAGTTGAGTCGTGCTTTGCAAATCCGATCGCACTTGCAGCCAAAAAGcccagcagaaaaaaaaatgctccAGATGCGGTCGACGATTCCCCAGCTCTGAGGCAGGTGGCGGGCTTGCACCTGCCCTCCAACCTGCGCCTGCGACTTGCTGAAAGCTACCTGCGATACCTGCAGGGTACTTGGGGTCAGGGCTTGTACAGTACATGGGCTGGCTAGCGGTTGGTCGGTACGAGACCAGCACCCGCCGATGCGCCCGCGCCAGGCTGCGTTTAGAGGTACATGGAAGTATCACACCCCAACCGTTTTGGCGAGGGTGGATGGGTCTATTTTGGAGCAAGTATCGGGTACTCCATCGACATCACGGCTTCTAGCGGCGCGGTAGGCAATTGGCATGACGATTTTTATCTATTTTAGTTTTGCTTAAAATCGTCCACATTGAGCTATGTGTGCTAGTATGATGCCGGTGAAGCAACTCGGCTATTGAGCGTTTTTAAAGGGAGAGACAAAAGTGTGTGAGCATTCATTTCTCCAATTGGCACACCCACATCCAGTTTGGATACCGAGCTTATGACGCTACAAGTACGCACACCTGCCtataccaccaccacagctTTTTCGGTTCCCTGCAGGGTCAAATagagaaacaaagaagaaaaatttttAACTGCAGAGCCGTGTTAGTGGGCTCCATGATGTATGCAATTCCTAACAGTTCCTCCGCCAGTTCAACCACTTCTGCCACCCAATCCTGCATCGATATATGGCAAaagagcggcggcagcaaagAGGGGTCCTGGTGGCGGTATGCGAGATGCCCCTGTGAGGCGCATCCAGACGCCGGGTTTCATTGCCAGCTGCATCCGGGCCTTTCTGAGGCCATCGCAGCTTGGCAGGAGGACCTGTCAAGGAACAAGTGGGTGAACAGCGGGCAAAGGAGATGCCAGCAGGGAGATTAAGCAGCGCTACTGTGTCTTGTGCCGGTATAAACCCATCAGCGCGCATAAGAGCTGTAGGCacatgacgatgatgaaaagGGCAAATAGACAAGCAAATATGTCGACGGAGGTTCATGGCGAGTTgccgcgcagcagcagagccccGTCGATGCGGGCTGCGAACACATCACACAATGGCAAGCATTGCACTACTGGTTTTACCAGCGCCATCCCACTTACACCAAACAGAGTGGCGGTAGACGAGCCCGTGCTGCGTTGTGCTAATGTGAGGCGCCGCTTTGCATGCCTAGTTGACTTGACTCGCCCTCATGTCCCAAaaggacaaagagagaaaacggaACTTACGCGCGGATAGCGAGCAAATGGGAAGACTGCCACGAGATGCCCAACGGGCTGGGACGGCAAACTGACGGCTGAGTGTGGTGATACTGAGGCTACTATGCTGGCGGCAATTGTGCCTGATTCTTTGTTCGTGATGAATGTGCCCTACAAGCCACGGAGTACCCGCATGCCAGAACCAAAGCAGCGGTGATGACGGAATACTACTAGACAGGACATGATGCACCCTCTTCGCTCCAAGAGCTGAGGGGCTCAAAAAGGGCTGTCAgaggtgctgctgcattGCCAGGGCCAGGGCACCGAAGCAGCACCGGCTGGCTCACTCCTATTAGGCATGGATTTGCAATGGTAGCAttcatgtactccgtacatgctGCATGTCGGCTGGCCTAGCGAGCATATGCACAGGGCTCGTCCCGCTCTTAGACACGCAGGTGGAGTTGGGCGCCGCAATGGTGGGTGGCTCGTGTATCTGCTACGTGATGAGTACTTGCATTCCTCTCTCCGTCGTCGGGGACTATCTTGTTCCAACCAATACAGGCTGAAAGACGAGGAATGAGGGATACGAAGATGAAGGGATGAGAGGATGAGAGGATGAGAGGAGGAAGGAAAACCACCTCACCGGCTCGAGAACAGTGTGAATGCGGCCAACAGCCCGCCATGCCTGCCAGTCGCAGGAGGCCTAGAAGCATTGCGCGCAACAAGTATAGCGGTCTTGGCCACCGGGCCTGGATGCGTTGGAATTATTTGTTTCTCGTTTCAGCCGGCAGCAGTACACAGTGCATGGGTTAATGGGCTTATGTCCCTCGTAAAGAAATGACAAACGGATCAGACATTAAAACAGTTGCTGTTGGTTGGGGTAATGTTCCATTGGCAGAATTAGAAGCGAGGCACATTTGAATATACGCTGTTTACACCGTATTTGCTTGGAAACAGTACTCTGTCTAGATCTTAGCAACTTGTGATCAAATCTACT is drawn from Trichoderma asperellum chromosome 4, complete sequence and contains these coding sequences:
- a CDS encoding uncharacterized protein (EggNog:ENOG41~TransMembrane:19 (o20-45i57-78o98-120i132-154o174-202i214-235o276-296i430-450o470-493i513-532o544-567i579-601o621-642i671-689o743-764i776-796o802-824i836-858o864-888i)) translates to MDPDSDSEPGGSMANRGPAVFAVTTATLVLASVFVFARMISRYFIVKRVTWDDRIILLAWLISFFLSFTICFGVSKGLGKHDVDIPPEQIPTLRHCEYVFSILYNPALMATKTSILIFYLRLTQNLQMVLRFASWLTLIIVNIAGVVLTFMNIFQCRPVQAAWNADYNGPTKCIPLLTEFICAAPVNIVTDLAILALPIPVLTGMRLPSRQKTILVITFTLGIFVAVVDVIRIYYLQQAIAEAPTGTVTNPSSRFGGQADFAYNASLALMWSAIEVNVGITCACIPTLKPLVLLLLPSMLYKPNAHGTRHTPHTSSEKSRRASENPTPGSNNSNINNNNLPGVATPEPVVRGALGGRHYDCLGPDAPMSAMEFLTTPDMASLGGPANASANRSRTTNTVSTDHSYENGIYFGFVNMTKPKSMLRANKKESWKYCTIVAILFLLWGISYGLLNTLNNAIATVNNMSTAQTIGLTSAYFGGGYFFGPILVGEWILRRDEHSRFKRHRDDENIGGYKATFITGLCIYGTGTIIFWPSAVTNSFGGFMISSFVVGFGLSVLEVAANSFMVLCGPPQYGEARLMLAQAVQAVGSVLSGLLAQKVFFTSLNGVQSSSQSNSTTLLNVQWTYLGITLLCVVLGLFFYYMPLPEVSDSELEESTRRLPVDPCKKSIGGLQLRTVSLILAVVAQYFYVGGQESNSTFFNSLIISILPGQPRSGRIAAGGTAIGINAADPDQPPGLNLSLADYLTVGHTVFAISRFAATYLIYLSVKNPRLPQPRTILCFSIILCFISALLCVVLRPSNTNLLFIPACLFFFAEGPIWPLIFAIGMRGQGRRTKRAAAFITMGGSGPLFFPFIMYGIIVRGGSVQHAFILIVAMQVAMMALPMFLTFVKDARLMVDPRPSRRALMNRGERPLDVVLADGDAELGGTDSVTITTDFFRETGPAEKVEKPQRGFIGMVSKGLSAKLQGSRRKSSPTLEVEHSEGSVDD